GCTATCATCCAGGCAGCTGTGTATGGGGTGAGCATTGAAGATGCGAGCATCTATGTTACCTACCAACCCTGCGCAGTTTGCGCCAAGATGCTGGTCAACGCTGGGGTGAGGAGGGTAGTTTTTAAGGGTGATTACCCGGATGGTTTGGCCCTAGAGATCATGGAGGCGGCAGGGGTAAAACTGGTTCAACTTGGCCCGAATCACGATTAGCCAGGGGTGGATGGGCATGAAGAGCAAGGCTATTATTCTTCCTCGCTTGGACAACCTCTCCCCCACCATGGAATCAACGGCTCTAAAATTAATGGAAGAAGCCGGCGAATTGGCTCAAGCTATTGGCAAATTCCGGGGCTTAAATGGGGAAGCGGTGACGCTGGAGGATAAGGAGATCATTGATCGCATAACTACAGAACTTTTAGATGTTGCCCAAACTGCGATTTCCATGATGTTTGTACTGGAGGAGAACTACGGGGTGGACTTGGAAACCGCGGTAAAGCGTCATGTGGAGAAGTTGGCTAGGAAAGGATATATCAAGTCTATAGTAGGATTAGATTAGCAAACGC
This portion of the Clostridia bacterium genome encodes:
- a CDS encoding nucleotide pyrophosphohydrolase, which gives rise to MKSKAIILPRLDNLSPTMESTALKLMEEAGELAQAIGKFRGLNGEAVTLEDKEIIDRITTELLDVAQTAISMMFVLEENYGVDLETAVKRHVEKLARKGYIKSIVGLD